gttttttaaaatcgggtgagtggaccatgagttagggccttagaagtgaaaagctaccagggccctatgtgtattttacatagaactcaagtaaatttcattcgtttttcgtaatttttgtgtcatttggaaggtaatcaaaggccgaatagaatgtagttgaaaaaaaattaaatttgggtcctcggactaaggccgctactagggccctatgcgtattttacatacaactcgagtaaatttcatccgtttttcgtaatttttgtttcatttgaaagataatcgaacaccgaatagaatgttgttgaaaaaaaaaattaaatttggatcctcggactgaggccgatactaggccctatgtgtatttatactcaataaattaaaattttagggctatttgaaatttttgttttatttgaaaggaacgtcgtacggggcttcgtaattgcgctatgcgcaatttctaagatgtacacattacataataattttactttaactactttaaccggcgcatagacttacggtcaaagtagggtgacagacgcactagggtcacggacgcaatagatatacgggtttgtacggggctcagtcgcagcaaacgctccgactgttctgatggctcgttttgtGTCTATTGCCTGGATTATTTGTgaacacgacagagtaaaggtttattttactctgccgtgtttgTGAATCGGTCTCATTcgaattaataataaaatttcagtcACTTctcaaatttcgttttaaataaacgaaatattaGTAGCCGAAAGCTCTACCGAGTGAAATGCAGcttggaaactaaagctcaaatgtTATAGATTTTTAGTACATTCCGTACGTCAGtccaaatatatttattttgacgagtgatTGAGTACGTGATAAGGCAATGTAATAGTATCCTTGCTTGTAAGTATCTTGTTTTGACAAGGGTGACCTTTGCGGAAAAAGTCTaaggcgagtggagtaatcacacaAGCCAAAACgctatttacgtatctgtagtggacgaaagtgcctaaaatcaaccaACCGCAACAAggcgcaatttttttttatttttttatttttgtgaaccaactttactgctatgacatttcatggcTATTTACCGGAGTGAAATTCTACTGTAGGTATATGATATGTAGTACAAATTTCCAACACAAAATTACGGGCATTTCAGCGTTCTATGCAACCTGTTGACATAAAATCACCTTGGTTGTGACGTATATTCTAGTACAGACACTTGTTGCGTTGTttacaaaatcaaatcaaatgagTAATGAAAACAGATTGTAGACTTCTTGTCATTGTTGTGTGACATTAAATGCTTGCTACGTAAACTGGGTTTTTACTTGTGAATGAGTCAATTCATAACTTACTCGACGCTACTCATCAGTAATAGGTAATTATGAGCTTAGACAATAGACAGCTGTTAGAACTATTAATTTTGTGGATTAATACGGCCTTAAGATAATCAATGTACAATACACAGTGTCCTCTTTTGAATCATAACAAATCGAAGAATGTTTTCTGTTATCAGAGCCTTATcatcaacttgaaaacaatcGGACAGCCGATATTATTTATACTCTCAGTACATCAAgcgatttttctatttatttagaaaatggCATTCACCCGTAGAACAGAAGTCAGACACATATCACAAGCGGAATTGATTAAAATCGCGGAAATATTGAATGTACCGTCTAGCAGCCCGGCCTGGAAAAAGGTGATGCAAATTGTGCCTTCCGAATTGATAGATCATGAACAATTGAACGATTGCAAACCGAAGTACAATATCCAAAACATCAGGTAATTATCGAACGAGTTTACAGATCACTAGCGACTGAGTGAATGCTATAATTGTGACCATTCCACAACAGATCAATAGAAAAAGCTGGTGGAAGGCTTAAAAATTCTGCGTACATTTTCCTTGAAGAATGGATGACTTCTGGCAAAATTCGACCCACACTCAGTCACCTATTACAGCTGCTTGTAAAGTCTGAACTATGGCGAGCCGCAGAGTACGTAGCAATCAATTTGTTGAGCGGTAAGTCTTGAATCAAATCCCCTCTCTGCTCAGAATCGATAATTATTCATTTCATATCGTTGTTCAGAAGCACCACCTCAGCGACCAACGACAGGACCTGCCGCAAAAATAGACATTTCTTTGCCAGACGACTTGGGCGGTATTGATAACGAACTGTTGAACGGAAACTATCCGAATACATCGGAGATTATATGGATTTGAATCAGTGCCATGAAGCTGCCAGTAAAAACATTGCGAGCAAGCAAATATTTGACCGTTCGTTGATGCCGGATCGCCCCATAAGCGAACAGGATTTGATACGTATGTCAACTGCGCCGCAATTGGGTCAAGATGCTACTGCAACGCCAGTACAGACAACTAATGACTTAACTCGCAGACCGGAACATCGAGACAGTCAGATACAATTGTCACATGTAAATGGGATACGTCCTACACAACATCGTGCCAATGCGACGAATTCTTCAACGTCTGCAAACAAATCGTCATCGTCTACAATAACGAAGAATGAAACGGTGGATCGAATTTCCGTTCAACCATCGGACACGCCGCACAATTTTGTAccgaattttcagttttttaatGGTGGGTCCAACTCTTCCGATAACTCGCAGTCCAATACCGGCGAACTTCcgaatttgtcgattttgaaTGTTGCCAATGGTACAAACGGTCAACGGGAATGCGTTAGCAGAAATGTTCCGCATATCTCACAAATCACGAATCAATCGCAGTCGACGTCCATCAGTGTGATATCAACtgacgaagaagaaaattctACCGGAAATGTTCCGCATTTGTCAGAGATAATGGAACAGCCCAACAATCTAACGGATTGCTCAACGTCGGCTAATTCCTCCGTTCCAACGTCGCACAATTTTGTACCGAATTTTCAGTTCTTTAAAGGTGGGTCTGACTATTCCGAAGATTCGCATTCCAATACCGGTGACATTCCGAacttatcaattttcaatgttgccGATGGTACTGCAAGTGGGCAACCGGAATGCGCAGCCAGAAATGTTCCGTACTTCTCACAGATCACGGATCGATCGCAGTCAACGTCCGGCAGTGCCATGTCGAGGGTGTATTCAAATGATGAAGGTGAAAATTCTACCGGAAATGTTCCACATTTGTCAGAATTAATGGAACAGCTCAACAATCAAACGAATTGCTCAGCGTCAGCTATAAATCCTATGGATCGAATTTCGTCTGTTCCAACATTACcgaatttttcgcaattaatGAATCAGTCGCAGTCGTTAGATAATTGGGGGGAGGAACAAAATTCAACCGATCACCATGAGTCGCCAAACGCAAATAttccacatttttcacaattacTTAGTCAGTCGCATCCAACATCTGATAATTTAACGTCAGAACAGAATTCCAACGATACACAAGAATGTTTTGATGGAAATGTTCCACATTTGTCACAATTACTGAGTCAGTCGCATCCAACTTCCGATAATATACCGCAGGAACAGAATTCAACCGATGAAGGAGAATCTTTTGAAGCGAATGTGCCACATTTGTCACAATTAGTAAATCAGTCAACTGATGGATCGGGAGCATGAATATATCTAGTTTTTAATGACCATCGAGATCAAATAACTGACAAacttaaaatagaaatatttcacATTAAAAGTAAGCGTTTGAAGGAAGTGCTTTgcattgtttgtttttttttggcaccTTTGAAGCTTTTGAAGCTTGAAGCTTTTTTGAAGCTATCCTTTAGATAGATACTCTATTGAAATACCTTGACAATGGCACATCACTAGAAAACATTTACCCTGAAATCAACTCTGCAACGTCTTTGAATGGTATcgttttcctgttttcccgcacctccccaTAAAATTCTTGAAGTCAGACCTCGGcgttttcaatgttttgtaTCTCGCAATGGACTCTTTAGATTCAGTGCATACTTTGCAGAAGCATCTGTAGTAAATCCAGATGGCGATAGGTCGGAAACCGGAATTactcaagaaataattgaaattgactCACCCTTATAGACAAGATAAGAgcaattttgtggaaattacGCCGTTTACATTCTACGTTTTTGTGGTTTAATGGAGGCCCGTTTACAAACTTGACATATAGCGTAGGGTATAGATATCTGCTTGTTGAGACGGCAATGTTTCAAGGTTAAGAGACACTAACTCAAGAACAAGCtcactaaacaaaaaaattgttttttgaaaacgaaaattttcaaaaaatttgcctCAATCATGGAATTACGTTAATGAAGAGCTGTGGGAAGTCCTAACCCactaaaaaatatgaaaaaaaaaatccttgactgaggaacacaaaatttttgacttaaaccctttttctcaaaaatttaccATCTGGGACCTATGAGcgtaaatgtaaatgacacggcaaatgataggtattgtcaataccaatccaggaaaaaaaagttttttaaaatcgggtgagtggaccatgagttagggccttagaagtgaaaagctaccagggccctatgtgtattttacatagaactcaagtaaatttcattcgtttttcgtaatttttgtgtcatttggaaggtaatcaaaggccgaatagaatgtagttgaaaaaaaattaaatttgggtcctcggactaaggccgctactagggccctatgcgtattttacatacaactcgagtaaatttcatccgtttttcgtaatttttgtttcatttgaaagataatcgaacaccgaatagaatgttgttgaaaaaaaaaaattaaatttggatcctcggactgaggccgatactaggccctatgtgtatttatactcaataaattaaaattttagggctatttgaaatttttgttttatttgaaaggaacgtcgtacggggcttcgtaattgcgctatgcgcaatttctaagatgtacacattacataataattttactttaactactttaaccggcgcatagacttacggtcaaagtagggtgacagacgcactagggtcacggacgcaatagatatacgggtttgtacggggctcagtcgcagcaaacgctccgactgttctgatggctcgttttgtGTCTATTGCCTGGATTATTTGTgaacacgacagagtaaaggtttattttactctgccgtgtttgTGAATCGGTCTCATTcgaattaataataaaatttcagtcACTTctcaaatttcgttttaaataaacgaaatattaGTAGCCGAAAGCTCTACCGAGTGAAATGCAGcttggaaactaaagctcaaatgtTATAGATTTTTAGTACATTCCGTACGTCAGtccaaatatatttattttgacgagtgatTGAGTACGTGATAAGGCAATGTAATAGTATCCTTGCTTGTAAGTATCTTGTTTTGACAAGGGTGACCTTTGCGGAAAAAGTCTaaggcgagtggagtaatcacacaAGCCAAAACgctatttacgtatctgtagtggacgaaagtgcctaaaatcaaccaACCGCAACAAggcgcaattttttttatttttttatttttgtgaaccaactttactgctatgacatttcatggcTATTTACCGGAGTGAAATTCTACTGTAGGTATATGATATGTAGTACAAATTTCCAACACAAAATTACGGGCATTTCAGCGTTCTATGCAACCTGTTGACATAAAATCACCTTGGTTGTGACGTATATTCTAGTACAGACACTTGTTGCGTTGTttacaaaatcaaatcaaatgagTAATGAAAACAGATTGTAGACTTCTTGTCATTGTTGTGTGACATTAAATGCTTGCTACGTAAACTGGGTTTTTACTTGTGAATGAGTCAATTCATAACTTACTCGACGCTACTCATCAGTAATAGGTAATTATGAGCTTAGACAATAGACAGCTGTTAGAACTATTAATTTTGTGGATTAATACGGCCTTAAGATAATCAATGTACAATACACAGTGTCCTCTTTTGAATCATAACAAATCGAAGAATGTTTTCTGTTATCAGAGCCTTATcatcaacttgaaaacaatcGGACAGCCGATATTATTTATACTCTCAGTACATCAAgcgatttttctatttatttagaaaatggCATTCACCCGTAGAACAGAAGTCAGACACATATCACAAGCGGAATTGATTAAAATCGCGGAAATATTGAATGTACCGTCTAGCAGCCCGGCCTGGAAAAAGGTGATGCAAATTGTGCCTTCCGAATTGATAGATCATGAACAATTGAACGATTGCAAACCGAAGTACAATATCCAAAACATCAGGTAATTATCGAACGAGTTTACAGATCACTAGCGACTGAGTGAATGCTATAATTGTGACCATTCCACAACAGATCAATAGAAAAAGCTGGTGGAAGGCTTAAAAATTCTGCGTACATTTTCCTTGAAGAATGGATGACTTCTGGCAAAATTCGACCCACACTCAGTCACCTATTACAGCTGCTTGTAAAGTCTGAACTATGGCGAGCCGCAGAGTACGTAGCAATCAATTTGTTGAGCGGTAAGTCTTGAATCAAATCCCCTCTCTGCTCAGAATCGATAATTATTCATTTCATATCGTTGTTCAGAAGCACCACCTCAGCGACCAACGACAGGACCTGCCGCAAAAATAGACATTTCTTTGCCAGACGACTTGGGCGGTATTGATAACGAACTGTTGAACGGAAACTATCCGAATACATCGGAGATTATATGGATTTGAATCAGTGCCATGAAGCTGCCAGTAAAAACATTGCGAGCAAGCAAATATTTGACCGTTCGTTGATGCCGGATCGCCCCATAAGCGAACAGGATTTGATACGTATGTCAACTGCGCCGCAATTGGGTCAAGATGCTACTGCAACGCCAGTACAGACAACTAATGACTTAACTCGCAGACCGGAACATCGAGACAGTCAGATACAATTGTCACATGTAAATGGGATACGTCCTACACAACATCGTGCCAATGCGACGAATTCTTCAACGTCTGCAAACAAATCGTCATCGTCTACAATAACGAAGAATGAAACGGTGGATCGAATTTCCGTTCAACCATCGGACACGCCGCACAATTTTGTAccgaattttcagttttttaatGGTGGGTCCAACTCTTCCGATAACTCGCAGTCCAATACCGGCGAACTTCcgaatttgtcgattttgaaTGTTGCCAATGGTACAAACGGTCAACGGGAATGCGTTAGCAGAAATGTTCCGCATATCTCACAAATCACGAATCAATCGCAGTCGACGTCCATCAGTGTGATATCAACtgacgaagaagaaaattctACCGGAAATGTTCCGCATTTGTCAGAGATAATGGAACAGCCCAACAATCTAACGGATTGCTCAACGTCGGCTAATTCCTCCGTTCCAACGTCGCACAATTTTGTACCGAATTTTCAGTTCTTTAAAGGTGGGTCTGACTATTCCGAAG
This region of Bradysia coprophila strain Holo2 chromosome IV, BU_Bcop_v1, whole genome shotgun sequence genomic DNA includes:
- the LOC119066677 gene encoding homeobox protein 4-like isoform X1, whose translation is MPDRPISEQDLIRMSTAPQLGQDATATPVQTTNDLTRRPEHRDSQIQLSHVNGIRPTQHRANATNSSTSANKSSSSTITKNETVDRISVQPSDTPHNFVPNFQFFNGGSNSSDNSQSNTGELPNLSILNVANGTNGQRECVSRNVPHISQITNQSQSTSISVISTDEEENSTGNVPHLSQLMNQSQSLDNWGEEQNSTDHHESPNANIPHFSQLLSQSHPTSDNLTSEQNSNDTQECFDGNVPHLSQLLSQSHPTSDNIPQEQNSTDEGESFEANVPHLSQLVNQSTDGSGA
- the LOC119066678 gene encoding protein Tube-like translates to MAFTRRTEVRHISQAELIKIAEILNVPSSSPAWKKVMQIVPSELIDHEQLNDCKPKYNIQNIRSIEKAGGRLKNSAYIFLEEWMTSGKIRPTLSHLLQLLVKSELWRAAEYVAINLLSEAPPQRPTTGPAAKIDISLPDDLGGIDNELLNGNYPNTSEIIWI
- the LOC119066675 gene encoding homeobox protein 4-like isoform X2; translation: MDLNQCHEAASKNIASKQIFDRSLMPDRPISEQDLIRMSTAPQLGQDATATPVQTTNDLTRRPEHRDSQIQLSHVNGIRPTQHRANATNSSTSANKSSSSTITKNETVDRISVQPSDTPHNFVPNFQFFNGGSNSSDNSQSNTGELPNLSILNVANGTNGQRECVSRNVPHISQITNQSQSTSISVISTDEEENSTGNVPHLSQLMNQSQSLDNRGEEQNSTDHHESPNANIPHFSQLLSQSHPTSDNLTSEQNSNDTQECFDGNVPHLSQLLSQSHPTSDNIPQEQNSTDEGESFEANVPHLSQLVNQSTDGSGA
- the LOC119066677 gene encoding homeobox protein 4-like isoform X2 translates to MPDRPISEQDLIRMSTAPQLGQDATATPVQTTNDLTRRPEHRDSQIQLSHVNGIRPTQHRANATNSSTSANKSSSSTITKNETVDRISVQPSDTPHNFVPNFQFFNGGSNSSDNSQSNTGELPNLSILNVANGTNGQRECVSRNVPHISQITNQSQSTSISVISTDEEENSTGNVPHLSQLMNQSQSLDNWGEEQNSTDHHESPNANIPHFSQLLSQSHPTSDNLTSEQNSNDTQECFDGNVPHLSQLLSQSHPTTDEGESFEANVPHLSQLVNQSTDGSGA
- the LOC119066675 gene encoding homeobox protein 4-like isoform X1 — protein: MDLNQCHEAASKNIASKQIFDRSLMPDRPISEQDLIRMSTAPQLGQDATATPVQTTNDLTRRPEHRDSQIQLSHVNGIRPTQHRANATNSSTSANKSSSSTITKNETVDRISVQPSDTPHNFVPNFQFFNGGSNSSDNSQSNTGELPNLSILNVANGTNGQRECVSRNVPHISQITNQSQSTSISVISTDEEENSTGNVPHLSEIMEQPNNLTDCSTSANSSVPTSHNFVPNFQFFKGGSDYSEDSHSNTGDIPNLSIFNVADGTASGQPECAARNVPYFSQITDRSQSTSGSAMSRVYSNDEGENSTGNVPHLSELMEQLNNQTNCSASAINPMDRISSVPTLPNFSQLMNQSQSLDNRGEEQNSTDHHESPNANIPHFSQLLSQSHPTSDNLTSEQNSNDTQECFDGNVPHLSQLLSQSHPTTDEGESFEANVPHLSQLVNQSTDGSGA